The genomic segment GTATACTTAAATGGTTACCACGCTTGGGTAGAAGTGTGCAATACTGCCCCTTACTTTCCTGTTTGTTTTTGGAATGGCTGCTAATACTTTTCTTGTTTGGGCATTATAGTTGTGGAAAGTATTGAATGCGATTTCTTAATACAAATTGAAAAGTACGAAAACTTCTAGTTATAGGCGTGGATAGAACGTTACCAACACGAAGAAAGAGGGGTTCATAGGTATGAAGGGTTGGCAACAGTATTGGCGTCAGCTTTCCCTATTTGGTTTGCTGGCGCTAGTGTTAACCGGGTGTGGCAGAGATGAGCTCTCAGCGCTCAAGCCCTCTGGTCCGGTAGCTGCGATGCAGTTTGACCTGATGAAGCTGTCCTCCGCTATCATGATCGGCGTCTTCATTGTCGTTATGACGATCTTTACGTACGTCCTTATTCGTTATCGTAAGCGTCCCGGACAGCAAGGCATTCCTAAGCAGGTCGAAGGAAATCATGCACTTGAAATTCTTTGGACGGTAATTCCTTTCTTGCTCCTTATCATCATGGCGATTCCAACTGTTACTACCGGTTTCGCACTGCACAAGGAGTATCCAAAAGAGGAAGCAGTTCAAGTCAAGGTTACTGCTCACCAATTCTGGTGGGAATTCGAGTATCCTGATCTTGGAGTAGCAACTGCACAAGACTTGGTATTGCCAGTTGGCAAAAAGGTTCAATTCGTATTAAGCGCATCTGATGTTAAGCACGCATTCTGGATTCCTGCATTGGGCGGTAAAATCGATACGAACCCAGGGCAAGAAAACAAAATGTGGTTGCAAGCAGACAAAACAGGCATTTACTACGGTAAGTGTGCGGAGCTCTGTGGAGCGTCCCATGCCTTGATGGATTTCAAGGTAGAAGTAATGGAACAAGCAGATTTTGACACTTGGGTAGCTAACATGAAGGGCGTTCAGGCAAAAGAACCTGTAACGGCAACTTCTCCACTGGCTGCAGAAGGTCAACAAATCTTCGATAAGAGCTGTTTGGGATGTCACGCTGTGGCAGGTAAAGGCGGCAAGATGGGTCCAAACCTGACTAACTTTGCAGATCGCGAACGTGTAGCAGGTATCAAAGCTCATACGCCTCAAAACATTGCAGAGTGGCTGAAAGATCCGCAAAAAATGAAGCCGGGCAACAAAATGCCTAACCTCAACCTCGATGACACACAAGTGAAAGCGCTTGTAGAGTACATGGAGACATTGAGCGTAAGCGAAAAAAAGTAAAGTAAAACCTCATAAAACTTATTGCATTGACAATCGTCATAGGCAGTGACGCTTAAAAAGGAGGTAAACCCGTGTCTGCACATGCTTCTCATGCACCAAATCGCTCGGGGCTGTGGGATTATCTTACGACAGTGGACCATAAGAAGATTGCGATCCTGTATTTGATTGCTGGTGGGATTTTCTTCTTGGCTGGTGGTTTGGAAGCCCTGCTGATTCGTTTGCAGTTGATGTACCCAGAACTTCAATTGGTTGGTGCCAAGACTTTTAACGAATTAATTACGATGCACGGCACCACGATGATTTTCTTGGCGGTTATGCCGATCATTTTCGCTTTGATGAACGCGATTGTTCCCCTTCAAATCGGTGCACGCGACGTAGCATTCCCGTTTGTTAACGCACTCGGATTCTGGCTATTCTTCTTCGGGGGAGTGCTACTGAACACAAGCTGGTTCTTGGGTGGCGCACCTGATGCTGGTTGGACATCGTATACCACTTTGGCTTTGAATCAATACAGTGGAATCGGCGTAGACTTCTACGTACTCGGTTTGCAAATTGCCGGTCTCGGAACGCTGATTGGTGGTATTAACTTCCTGGTTACCATCATCAACATGCGTGCTCCAGGTATGACATTCATGCGTATGCCAATGTTCACCTGGTCGTCCTTTATTACATCCGGTTTGATCCTCTTCGCATTCCCTGCGATTACCGTTGGTCTGGTTCTGTTGATGTTTGACCGTTTGTTCGGCGGAAACTTTTTCAACCCTGACGCAGGTGGTAACGTTGTTATCTGGGAGCACTTGTTCTGGATCTTCGGTCACCCCGAAGTATACATTTTGATTCTCCCAGCATTCGGTATCATTTCTGAAGTGGTTTCTACATTCTCAAGAAAGCGTCTGTTCGGTTACAGCTCCATGGTATTTGCAACTGCGCTGATCGGTTTCTTGGGCTTCATGGTGTGGGCTCACCACATGTTCACAACAGGTTTGGGCGCAATTGCCAACACACTGTTTGGACTTGCAACCATGTTGATTGCTGTTCCTACAGGTATCAAAATCTTTAACTGGCTGTTGACCATGTGGGGCGGTCAAATCCGCTTCCCTACCGCAAACCTGTTTGCAGTAGGATTTATCCCAACATTTACAATCGGTGGTATGACAGGGGTTATGCTTGCGGTTCCGCCGGCTGACTACCAATATCATGACAGTTATTTCGTAGTTGCTCACTTCCACTACGTTATCGTAGGGGGTCTCGTATTCGGTCTCTTTGCAGGTCTGTACTACTGGTGGCCGAAAATGTTCGGTAAAATGCTGAACGAAACAATCGGTAAATGGAACTTCTGGACGTTCTTCATTGGTTTCCACCTTACCTTCTTCCCGCAACACTTCCTGGGTCTGATGGGGATGCCGCGCCGCGTCTTTACATACCTCAAAGATCAGAACCTGGATATGGGTAACTTTATCAGTACGATCGGTGCATTTGGTATGACAATCGGTACCATCCTATTCTTGATCAACGTAGTCGTTGCAGCGAAAAGCTCCAAACGCGCTCCTGCAGATCCATGGGATGGACGTTCACTCGAATGGGCGATTCCTTCGCCGCCGCCAGAGTACAACTTCGTTCAAACGCCTCTCGTTCGCGGTTTGGATGCGTTGTGGGTGGAGAAAATGGCTGGTAACAAAGGCATGACGCCTGCGGAGCCGATTGGCGACATTCACATGCCATCGCCATCGTTCTTGCCATTCCTGATGTCTCTCGGATTGTTCGTAGCAGGCTATGGCTTTATCTACCACAACTATGTGGTCGTAGTCATTGGAATGCTCTTTACACTCGGCTGCATGTTTACCCGTTCTGTGAAAGACGATCCAGGTTATCACATTCATGAAGATGAACTCGAAGAGAAAGGGGTAAAGGCTTAATGGCTACTAATCACGCACATGCAGTATTGCCTGACGAACCGGAAAAAGCCACCCTTGAAGGCAAGAATAAGGTTCTTGGCTTCTGGCTCTTCCTTGGTGGGGAGACAGTTCTCTTCGGTTCCTTGTTTGCAACATTTATCGCTCTTCGTGATCAGGCAAATGGTGGACCAACGTCCCAATCGTTGTTTGACATGAATCTCGTTGCTGTGGCAACACTTCTCTTGCTTACCAGCTCGATGACAAGTGTTATGGCTACGCTGGCTCTGCACAAGAAAGACCTGAAGAAGATTCAGCTATGGCTGACCATCACTGTATTGCTCGGTCTCGGCTTCCTTGCTTTGGAGATTTACGAGTTCGTACACTATGTGAATGAAGGATTGAAAATGTCAACGAGTGCATTCTCGTCTGCCTTCTACACATTGGTTGGATTCCACGGAGCTCACGTAGCGTTCGGGATTTGCTGGATCATTCTTTTGCAAGTATCTGCGACGAAAAAGGGCCTGACGGTAGTAACTGCACCGAAGTTCTACCTGGCATGTCTGTACTGGCACTTTATCGACGTTGTATGGGTATTCATCTTTACCGTGGTATATCTCATGGGTATGATCGGTGGAAAGGTGGGATAATCTATGGGAGCACAAGCTCATAATGAAGAGGTACGCAAGCCGAAAGTCAAACACGATGGTCCGAAAAGACACATTGTTGCTTTCATCGGATCTCTCGTATTGACCGCACTGGCATTCATTGCGGTGGCGTATGAAGCAATTCCATCAGGTTTTACCGTACCATTCATCGTAGCATTGGCCTTTGTTCAAGCGTTCTTCCAGCTGTATGTCTGGATGCACATGGATCAAAAAGGTCATGAGTTTGCACGGATCAGTATTTTCGCAGGATTGTTTGTAATTATGTTGGCGATCTTCGTCTTTATTTTCTGGGTGTGGATCTAGGAAATAGAGCGATGTTAGAGGACAGACATTGGGTCTGTCCTCTTTTTTGTGTTTTTGTTTTATGAGTGCTGTTGGGGAGGGGAAGAAGCGAATTTCCAGTCTACGCTTCGGCCTACGCCCCGCAAGGGGTGGAACTGTCCGCTCCGGCATGAATGGCGGGAACGCTTCAAAAGTAGCAGTTTCGAAGAAGTGGTAGCAGAGGTTGAAGCTAAAACCATTCCCGCCATTCATCCCTACGCTGGGTCGGGCTCCAGAGGCGCTTGGACTGGAAATTCGCTTCTTCCCACGTGGCTTTTTATCAAGCATCAAGTAAGTTGATTCAAGGAAGTCTCACTGAAATTCCCCAAAAAATGTTTTGAATAATCGAAGGCAACCACAGCTGTTCGAAAGTCCTGTCACATGTTTGGAAGGAGACCGCCCGAACGAAGTGAGGATACAGGCGACTGGAAAACATGTGGCAGGGCTTCCCCCGACCACAAAAGCTGGAAAACATCCCATCGAAGCATATTCTGTCAGCCTTTTCCCAGTCATAAACATGGAGAGAAGGGAGGATACAATCCGACAGAGTTTTCTTGCTTTTTGAAAAATACTTGCACCTGTCACAAAGGCTTTATATAATAAAAATATTAACATGCGTTAAAATAACGTTATATGAATTAGTCGTCACACATTGCAACTATAATCTGAGGAAAGCAGGGATCATGATGGTGAAATTGGTAGCAATTTATCGCAAGCCCGAAGATATTGATGCTTTTGACAAGCATTATTTCGAGGTACATGGCCCATTGGCAGAAAAAATGCCTGGCTTAATCAAAATGGAAGTGAGCAAAATCTACGGAACGCCAATGGGAGAATCCGACCTGCATCTGATGGCAGAAATGTACTTTGAATCGAAAGAAGCTTTGATGGAAGCGTTGTCATCTCCTGAAGGTCGCGCAGCAGGAAAAGACCTCCGTGGCTTCGCCGGACCAATTGTGTCCATGCATTTTGCAGAAGTCGTTTAATCATGACCACGAAAAGGTTGATAGACGAACAAGCGCTCCATCAGAAGCATTACGCAGAGATTTGTGAGAAGCTAAAGCAAGATCCATTTGCACAGTTTTTGGGCATCAAGCTGATTGAGCTGGGAGAAGGAACGGCGACTGCGGAAGTCACAGTTGCCGAGCATATGCTGAATGCGCACGGCACTGCACATGGCGCAATCATCTTCTCCCTGGCAGACTTTGTTTTTGCAGCGGCCTGTAATTCCTATGGCAAAACGTCTGTAGCACTTTCGATGAATATCGGATTTTTGGCTGCTGCCATGAAAGGGAATCGCTTGGTGGCAACCGCGACCGAAGAGAAGAAAAACAATCGAACAGCCTGGTACCGCATCCGCGTAGAAACGGAGCATGGCTTGGTAGCGACCCTGGATGCACTGGCTTACCGGAAAAGTGATTACTTCGTCAAAATCGACGAAAACGAATAACTGACAGCGAAAATAAAACGGGGAAAGGATGCCAAAAGCCACGTGCTTAGGCTCCTTTCACTGTTTCAAGACGATACGAGAAAGGGGGCAAAGATGTCAGTGGAGATCCGTAATCGATTCAACCACTACCTGGGCATAGAAGTCGTGCATCGAGATGAACAGGGCTGTAAGGTAGCACTGAAAATTCGCCCCGAGCTGTTCAATAGCATCGAAGGTGTCGTACACGGAGGCGTTACGGCGACACTAGCCGATGTGGCAATGGGGCATGGGGCAGCACCTCATGTGGATGGCGTACAGCAATGTGTGACGGTGGAGAGCAAGATTCAATACCTGCACCCTGCACGCGGTGAGGTACTAGAGGCACAATCCCATGTATTGAAACAAGGAAAAAGCTTGATCGTGATGGAAGCACGCGTGACTTGTGATGGCAAGCTTGTGGCTTTTGCTACCGGTACGTATGCACGTGTTAACCCGCCTGCACAAGGAGGACGTTGATGATGGAAGAGAGTGTTCGCTTTGAACGTGAAGGACATATAGGACTGATTACGCTGAATCGTCCAGATGAACTGAATGCGCTGAACTACAATACATTGGAGCGCCTGGGAAACTTGATTGAGCAGGTGCGGTTGGATGCAAAAGAGATTCGTGTGGTCATCGTGAAGGCAGAAGGGCGAGCATTTAGCGCAGGGGCAGATTTGAAGGAGCGTCGTACACTAACGGAACAGCAGGTACGCCGCAATGTCCGCAAAATCCGCGATGTATTTACTGCGTTGGAGAGGCTTCCGCAGCCGACCATTGCCATGATCAACGGATTTGCTTTTGGCGGGGGTTTTGAGCTGGCCCTGGCCTGTGATTTCCGCTATGCCGTCGCAGATGCCAAAATGGGTCTGACAGAGGTGAGTTTGGGCATCATTCCTGGGGCGGGTGGTACGCAGCGGTTGTCTCGCTTGATCGGACCTTCCAAGGCAAAAGAGCTGATCCTGACTGCCAGGCGCATCCAAGCGGAGGAAGCGCAGCAAATCGGTTTTGTAAATGCAGTTGCAAAAGATATAGAAGAGCTGCGTGAGCTGGCAATGGGGCTGGCGAACGAGATTTTGGCAAATGCTCCGTTGGCGGTTTATCAGGCAAAATCAGCGATTGATCGCGGAAGCAGTGTCGATTTGCAGACAGGTCTAGATATCGAAACAATGTGCTATGAAGTAATTATTCCCACGACAGATCGTCTGGAAGCATTGGAAGCCTTTCGCGAAAAGCGAAAACCAGTTTTTAAGGGCGAGTAACATTTTCAAATAAGTACTCCTACCGAGTCATCACGCAAGGGAATGAGGGAAGCGACATGATCTTTAATACAGAAATGGAAACGCTACCAAGAGAGAAAATGAAAGAACTGCAACTGGCACGCTTGAAAGAAACGGTCAAACGCGTATACGAGCGCGTCCCTTTCCACACAAAAGCATTCAATGAGACTGGTGTAAAACCAGAAGATATCCAATCGATCGAAGACATACAGAAGCTCCCATTTATGAAAAAGACAGACTTGCGGGAAAATTATCCCTTCAATCTGTTTGCAGTCGAAATGAAGGAAGTGGCACGTATTCACGGCTCTTCCGGGACAAAAGGAAAACCGACTGTGGTCGGCTACACCAAAAAAGACCTGGAGAATTGGGCGGAGATCGTGGCGCGCGCCATTTGCTGTGCGGGTGGAGAGCCGGGAGACATTTTCCATAACGCGTATGGCTACGGCCTTTTTACAGGCGGTTTGGGATTGCACAACGGCATCGAGCACATGGGCGCAGTCGCAGTGCCGGTATCCGGCGGCAATACCTCCCGTCAAATTACGTTGATCGAGGACTTCAAGCCACGTGGCATTGCAGCAACGCCATCCTATGTCCTCAACATCGTGGAAGAGATGAAAAAGCAAGGAATCGATCCACGTGAGACGAGTGTCAAATACGGAATTTTTGGTGCAGAGCCGTGGTCGGAAGAAATGCGCGTACAGCTGGAGCATGAGCTCGACATTAAAGCGGTGGACATTTACGGGCTGAGCGAAGTGATGGGGCCAGGTGTTTCCATTGAATGCCATGAGGTGCAGGATGGTCTGCATATCGCAGAAGACCATTTCTACGCAGAAATTATCGATCCGAATACCGGAGAAGTGCTCCCATACGGACAAGAGGGCGAGCTCGTATTCACGTCGCTGACGAAAGAAGCATTCCCGGTTGTGCGCTATCGCACGGGTGATATCGCTTCCCTCAATCCTGAGCCCTGTAAGTGTGGACGGACAACCATGCGGATGTCGCGCATCAAAGGACGTGTAGATGACATGCTCATTATTCGCGGGGTCAATGTGTTCCCGACAGAGATCGAGTCCGTTCTGCTTACGTTTAACCAATTGGCTCCACACTACCAGGTCGTCATTGAACGCGACGGTGCTCTCGACCGTTTTGAGGTGCACTGTGAGCTGACACCAGCATATGCAAATGAGATCAGTGGAAATGACAGCTCTGCTCTCTCACCATTGGTAAAAGAAATTTGCCATCACATCAAAAATACGTTGGGCGTGTCCGTGGTGCTGCGGGTGCAACCGCCAAATTCCTTGACGCGCAGCGAAGGAAAAGCGATTCGAGTCGTAGATAACCGAAACAAATCACAGGCAGCTATGTAAACCAGCTCCTGTAAAAAAAGGGTGTGACAGTTCATGGCCTATGAATATATTAGCGTAGCCAGTGAAGATGGTGTCGGTATCATTACGTTGAATCGACCGAAGATTCTAAACGCACTGAATTTGCAGCTTGTCGACGAATTGGTTGACCAGCTGGAGCAAATGGACCGCGACCCGGATATTCGGGTGATCATCCTGACTGGCAACGCGAGGGCGTTCGCAGCGGGTGCCGACATTAATGAAATGGCGGAAGCATCAGCTATCGACATCATGAAGCGCAATCAGTTCGCGGTTTGGGATCGCATCTCACTCATCTCCAAGCCGATTATTGGTGCCGTCAGCGGTTTTGTGCTCGGTGGTGGCTGTGAATTAATGATGAACTGCGATATCGTGATCGCTTCGGAGACAGCCGTCATTGGTCAACCGGAAATCAAGCTGGGAGTCATGCCTGGGGCTGGTGGTACACAGCGTCTGACGCGTGTGGTAGGTGAGCGAAAAGCACTGGAGATGCTGCTCACAGGTGAACCGATTTCGGCCAAGGAAGCGTTGAAATACGGACTGGTCAATCGGGTAGTGCCAGTGGAGGCGTACTATCAAGAAGCGCTCAAGCTGGCGAAGCAAATCGCCCAGCAGCCGCCGCTCGCGGTACAGGTAATCAAAAAAGCCGTGTACAAAGCTGGTGATCTCCCCCTGCAAGAGGGAATGGATTACGAGCGAAACAGCTTTTATCTTCTTTTGGCAAGCGAAGATCGAAAAGAAGGCATGCAAGCTTTTCTGGAGAAGCGCAAACCCCGTTTTACGGGAAATTAGGAGGCGGCCATGTACGAAACGATTCTCTATGAGGTGTCAGAAGGTGTAGCACTGGTGACCTTGAACCGTCCGGACAAATTCAATGCGTTTACAGCCGTCATGAACAAGGAAATCACCGATGCGTTGAAGCAAGCGCAGAAGGATGCGGATGTGCGCTGCATCGTTCTCACCGGAGCAGGGCGCGCGTTCAATGCGGGTCAGGATCTCAGTGACGTTTCTGGGGGAGGAGATGTGGATTACGGTGGTTTCTTGCGGGATCGTTATAATCCAATGATCCTCCAGTTTCAAAAAACAGAGAAACCGATCATCGCAGCGGTAAACGGTGTAGCAGCAGGTGCAGGTATGAGTGTTGCGCTGGCGTGCGATATTCGCCTGGCATCGGAAAAGGCATCCTTCGTCAATGCTTTTGTCAACATCGGGCTCGTTCCTGATTCAGGAGGCTGCTACTTCTTGCCGCGCATCGTCGGGATCGGCAAGGCGTTGGAGCTGGCGATGACGGGGGAAAAGGTATCCGCTGAGGAAGCGCTGCGGATCGGACTGGTCAATCAGGTGTACCCTGCCGAGAGCTTCATGGAGGATGCGTTGGCGTATGCCCGCAAGCTGGCGTCACTGCCGACGAAGGGGATTGGTTTGATCAAGCGCACGATGTACAAAGGTCTTGAGATGGGGTTGGAAGAGACCTTGGAATATGAAGCTTTTGCACAAGAAGCGGCTGGCAGCACAGAGGATCACAAAGAAGGGGTCACCGCTTTCATGGAAAAACGTGCGCCTCGTTTTACAGGCCGTTAGAGGCGAAGGGAGGCAAGCCCAAGTGAGTACGAAAACAGTAGGCGTCATCGGGGCGGGAACAATGGGAGCGGGAATCGCTCTCGTCTGTGCTCGCAAAAGACATCAGGTCATGCTGTTGGATGCGAATCAGGCGGTTTTGGATAAAGCGCTTGTCTATTTGCAATCGATCCTGACAAAAGACGTAGAGAAAAACAAAATCAGCGAGCAAGAAATGACTGAA from the Brevibacillus brevis genome contains:
- the ctaD gene encoding cytochrome c oxidase subunit I; this translates as MSAHASHAPNRSGLWDYLTTVDHKKIAILYLIAGGIFFLAGGLEALLIRLQLMYPELQLVGAKTFNELITMHGTTMIFLAVMPIIFALMNAIVPLQIGARDVAFPFVNALGFWLFFFGGVLLNTSWFLGGAPDAGWTSYTTLALNQYSGIGVDFYVLGLQIAGLGTLIGGINFLVTIINMRAPGMTFMRMPMFTWSSFITSGLILFAFPAITVGLVLLMFDRLFGGNFFNPDAGGNVVIWEHLFWIFGHPEVYILILPAFGIISEVVSTFSRKRLFGYSSMVFATALIGFLGFMVWAHHMFTTGLGAIANTLFGLATMLIAVPTGIKIFNWLLTMWGGQIRFPTANLFAVGFIPTFTIGGMTGVMLAVPPADYQYHDSYFVVAHFHYVIVGGLVFGLFAGLYYWWPKMFGKMLNETIGKWNFWTFFIGFHLTFFPQHFLGLMGMPRRVFTYLKDQNLDMGNFISTIGAFGMTIGTILFLINVVVAAKSSKRAPADPWDGRSLEWAIPSPPPEYNFVQTPLVRGLDALWVEKMAGNKGMTPAEPIGDIHMPSPSFLPFLMSLGLFVAGYGFIYHNYVVVVIGMLFTLGCMFTRSVKDDPGYHIHEDELEEKGVKA
- a CDS encoding cytochrome c oxidase subunit 3, with the protein product MATNHAHAVLPDEPEKATLEGKNKVLGFWLFLGGETVLFGSLFATFIALRDQANGGPTSQSLFDMNLVAVATLLLLTSSMTSVMATLALHKKDLKKIQLWLTITVLLGLGFLALEIYEFVHYVNEGLKMSTSAFSSAFYTLVGFHGAHVAFGICWIILLQVSATKKGLTVVTAPKFYLACLYWHFIDVVWVFIFTVVYLMGMIGGKVG
- a CDS encoding PaaI family thioesterase — encoded protein: MSVEIRNRFNHYLGIEVVHRDEQGCKVALKIRPELFNSIEGVVHGGVTATLADVAMGHGAAPHVDGVQQCVTVESKIQYLHPARGEVLEAQSHVLKQGKSLIVMEARVTCDGKLVAFATGTYARVNPPAQGGR
- a CDS encoding enoyl-CoA hydratase-related protein, which produces MMEESVRFEREGHIGLITLNRPDELNALNYNTLERLGNLIEQVRLDAKEIRVVIVKAEGRAFSAGADLKERRTLTEQQVRRNVRKIRDVFTALERLPQPTIAMINGFAFGGGFELALACDFRYAVADAKMGLTEVSLGIIPGAGGTQRLSRLIGPSKAKELILTARRIQAEEAQQIGFVNAVAKDIEELRELAMGLANEILANAPLAVYQAKSAIDRGSSVDLQTGLDIETMCYEVIIPTTDRLEALEAFREKRKPVFKGE
- a CDS encoding enoyl-CoA hydratase-related protein, translating into MYETILYEVSEGVALVTLNRPDKFNAFTAVMNKEITDALKQAQKDADVRCIVLTGAGRAFNAGQDLSDVSGGGDVDYGGFLRDRYNPMILQFQKTEKPIIAAVNGVAAGAGMSVALACDIRLASEKASFVNAFVNIGLVPDSGGCYFLPRIVGIGKALELAMTGEKVSAEEALRIGLVNQVYPAESFMEDALAYARKLASLPTKGIGLIKRTMYKGLEMGLEETLEYEAFAQEAAGSTEDHKEGVTAFMEKRAPRFTGR
- a CDS encoding cytochrome C oxidase subunit IV family protein, whose amino-acid sequence is MGAQAHNEEVRKPKVKHDGPKRHIVAFIGSLVLTALAFIAVAYEAIPSGFTVPFIVALAFVQAFFQLYVWMHMDQKGHEFARISIFAGLFVIMLAIFVFIFWVWI
- a CDS encoding EthD family reductase, giving the protein MVKLVAIYRKPEDIDAFDKHYFEVHGPLAEKMPGLIKMEVSKIYGTPMGESDLHLMAEMYFESKEALMEALSSPEGRAAGKDLRGFAGPIVSMHFAEVV
- a CDS encoding PaaI family thioesterase, with the protein product MTTKRLIDEQALHQKHYAEICEKLKQDPFAQFLGIKLIELGEGTATAEVTVAEHMLNAHGTAHGAIIFSLADFVFAAACNSYGKTSVALSMNIGFLAAAMKGNRLVATATEEKKNNRTAWYRIRVETEHGLVATLDALAYRKSDYFVKIDENE
- a CDS encoding enoyl-CoA hydratase-related protein; its protein translation is MAYEYISVASEDGVGIITLNRPKILNALNLQLVDELVDQLEQMDRDPDIRVIILTGNARAFAAGADINEMAEASAIDIMKRNQFAVWDRISLISKPIIGAVSGFVLGGGCELMMNCDIVIASETAVIGQPEIKLGVMPGAGGTQRLTRVVGERKALEMLLTGEPISAKEALKYGLVNRVVPVEAYYQEALKLAKQIAQQPPLAVQVIKKAVYKAGDLPLQEGMDYERNSFYLLLASEDRKEGMQAFLEKRKPRFTGN
- the paaK gene encoding phenylacetate--CoA ligase PaaK; protein product: MIFNTEMETLPREKMKELQLARLKETVKRVYERVPFHTKAFNETGVKPEDIQSIEDIQKLPFMKKTDLRENYPFNLFAVEMKEVARIHGSSGTKGKPTVVGYTKKDLENWAEIVARAICCAGGEPGDIFHNAYGYGLFTGGLGLHNGIEHMGAVAVPVSGGNTSRQITLIEDFKPRGIAATPSYVLNIVEEMKKQGIDPRETSVKYGIFGAEPWSEEMRVQLEHELDIKAVDIYGLSEVMGPGVSIECHEVQDGLHIAEDHFYAEIIDPNTGEVLPYGQEGELVFTSLTKEAFPVVRYRTGDIASLNPEPCKCGRTTMRMSRIKGRVDDMLIIRGVNVFPTEIESVLLTFNQLAPHYQVVIERDGALDRFEVHCELTPAYANEISGNDSSALSPLVKEICHHIKNTLGVSVVLRVQPPNSLTRSEGKAIRVVDNRNKSQAAM
- the coxB gene encoding cytochrome c oxidase subunit II is translated as MKGWQQYWRQLSLFGLLALVLTGCGRDELSALKPSGPVAAMQFDLMKLSSAIMIGVFIVVMTIFTYVLIRYRKRPGQQGIPKQVEGNHALEILWTVIPFLLLIIMAIPTVTTGFALHKEYPKEEAVQVKVTAHQFWWEFEYPDLGVATAQDLVLPVGKKVQFVLSASDVKHAFWIPALGGKIDTNPGQENKMWLQADKTGIYYGKCAELCGASHALMDFKVEVMEQADFDTWVANMKGVQAKEPVTATSPLAAEGQQIFDKSCLGCHAVAGKGGKMGPNLTNFADRERVAGIKAHTPQNIAEWLKDPQKMKPGNKMPNLNLDDTQVKALVEYMETLSVSEKK